Proteins encoded in a region of the Micropterus dolomieu isolate WLL.071019.BEF.003 ecotype Adirondacks linkage group LG09, ASM2129224v1, whole genome shotgun sequence genome:
- the arpp21 gene encoding cAMP-regulated phosphoprotein 21 isoform X1 has product MTEAAVESADVLLKPCQGTSCEVISCPSPPTCLSLCNQKEDEESHHDSKKEEQQKLCNQVQPKKKVKAKGKLERSMAICEESLPFEDTQASSDANIPSSCQDKEITSCKEEDQEKSTDPKKHSLYKESSVEYTDSTGIDLHQFIVDTLNSNPRDRMMLLKLEQDMVDFITSNSPFKKFPHMSSYHRMLVHRVAAYFGMEHNVDQTGKSVIINRTSNTRIPEQRFLDEVHKDKTEEIHRWKIILKRDNSSDDQTRLHPLREKQSKSMEEREEEYQRARDRIFNQEPLYTQESAHAETRDVDEYNPYAETQKRRQLFRGSRDSSGSSWTGSSRQSSTETDCRYSNDPRPWSSTDSDSSYQWTSSAPKPRQPVNHSWDARGSGSISLFRLPSTCPHPSTPPVIDEPAPNSGYVMENGIPPGSILVNPHTGQPFLNPDGTPAVYNPPDSQQPIRRQTQLQGSPSQHQQQQVVHHSSVSYTAPQMLPVVPSQPYIEDLSSQFTHMSCQSTGEAPPLYPSSQGYIYAAPPPPPPPPPPPLNPPSYCQPSPQVPMYYYSQYPTSAQHPCRPVSPSQHIHSQAAQPTAGYAPAVGVQQSSHVQAQAVLGTYSPMASHQRSMVQGGVSVSYPQSKVVTAVGGEAGYCCMVPPPSHHGSCHPPSCTNLSAPAWSAQY; this is encoded by the exons ATGACTGAAGCAGCTGTAGAAAGTGCAGATGTCCTCCTAAAACCTTGTCAGGGGACATCATGTGAGGTCATTAGCTGTCCCTCCCCTCCGACATGTCTGTCCCTCTGCAATCAGAAGGAGGACGAGGAGAGTCACCATGACAGTAagaaggaggagcagcag AAACTCTGTAACCAGGTGCAACCAAAGAAAAAAGTTAAG gccaAAGGAAAGTTAGAGCGGAGTATGGCTATCTGCGAGGAGTCCTTACCATTTGAAGACACCCag GCATCTTCAGACGCAAACATCCCCTCTAGCTGCCAGGACAAAGAGATAACTTCCTGTAAGGAGGAAGACCAGGAAAAGAGCACTGACCCAAAGAAACATTCACTGTACAAAG AGTCCAGCGTGGAGTACACCGACTCCACCGGCATAGACCTGCACCAGTTTATTGTCGACACCCTCAACAGCAACCCCAGAGACCGCATGATGCTGCTTAAACTGGAGCAGGACATGGTCGACTTCATCACCAGCAatag CCCTTTTAAGAAGTTCCCACACATGTCGTCCTACCACCGAATGCTGGTCCATCGGGTGGCGGCCTACTTTGGCATGGAGCACAATGTAGACCAGACAGGCAAGTCTGTCATCATCAACAGGACCAGCAACACACGCAT ACCGGAGCAGCGTTTTCTGGACGAGGTgcacaaggacaagacagaagaGATCCACCGgtggaaaattattttgaagAGAGACAACAGCTCGGATGACCAG ACACGACTTCACCCTTTACGGGAGAAGCAAAGCAAGTcaatggaggagagagaggaggagtacCAACGGGCACGAGACCGAATCTTCAACcaagag CCACTCTACACCCAAGAGAGTGCCCATGCAGAAACCAG gGATGTGGATGAGTACAATCCATATGCTGAGACCCAGAAGAGAAGACAGCTCTTCAG GGGGAGCCGTGACAGCTCAGGCTCCAGCTGgacaggcagcagcaggcagaGTAGCACCGAGACTGACTGTCGCTATAGCAACGACCCCCGACCTTGGAGCAGCACAGACTCTGATTCCTCCTACCAGTGGACAAGTTCCGCCCCAAAACCCCGCCAACCTGTCAACCACAGCTGGGACGCACGTGGTTCAG gctccatctctctcttcagACTGCCATCCACTTGTCCCCACCCCTCTACTCCTCCCGTCATAGATGAGCCGGCTCCTAACTCTGGCTACGTCATGGAGAACGGGATCCCGCCGGGAAGTATATTAGTGAACCCACATACTG GGCAGCCTTTCCTGAACCCTGATGGAACCCCTGCTGTGTACAACCCTCCGGACAGTCAGCAGCCAATCAGGCGCCAGACCCAGCTGCAAGGCTCTCCCTCTCAGCACCAACAGCAGCAG gTGGTTCATCACTCGTCTGTCTCTTACACAGCTCCACAGATGTTGCCTGTCGTTCCCTCACAGCCATAC ATTGAAGACCTCTCTTCGCAGTTCACTCACATGAGCTGTCAGTCGACAGGGGAAGCCCCGCCGCTCTACCCTTCCAGTCAGGGTTACATCTATGCAgctcccccacctcctcctccccctcctcccccccctCTCAACCCCCCCAGCTACTGCCAGCCCTCACCTCAG GTGCCTATGTATTACTACAGCCAGTACCCTACCTCAGCTCAACACCCATGCAGGCCTGTCTCACCTAGCCAGCACATCCACAGCCAAGCAGCGCAACCAACAG caggTTACGCTCCTGCTGTGGGGGTGCAGCAGTCTTCACACGTCCAGGCCCAGGCTGTGCTGGGAACCTACTCACCAATGGCCTCTCATCAGCGTAGCATGGTTCAG GGAGGTGTTTCAGTGTCATATCCTCAAAGTAAAGTTGTGACCGCGGTTGGCGGGGAGGCGGGTTACTGCTGCATGGTGCCCCCACCTTCCCACCATGGCAGCTGCCATCCTCCCAGCTGCACCAACCTCAGCGCCCCAGCCTGGAGCGCACAGTACTGA
- the arpp21 gene encoding cAMP-regulated phosphoprotein 21 isoform X2, with the protein MTEAAVESADVLLKPCQGTSCEVISCPSPPTCLSLCNQKEDEESHHDSKKEEQQKLCNQVQPKKKVKAKGKLERSMAICEESLPFEDTQASSDANIPSSCQDKEITSCKEEDQEKSTDPKKHSLYKESSVEYTDSTGIDLHQFIVDTLNSNPRDRMMLLKLEQDMVDFITSNSPFKKFPHMSSYHRMLVHRVAAYFGMEHNVDQTGKSVIINRTSNTRIPEQRFLDEVHKDKTEEIHRWKIILKRDNSSDDQTRLHPLREKQSKSMEEREEEYQRARDRIFNQEPLYTQESAHAETRDVDEYNPYAETQKRRQLFRGSRDSSGSSWTGSSRQSSTETDCRYSNDPRPWSSTDSDSSYQWTSSAPKPRQPVNHSWDARGSGSISLFRLPSTCPHPSTPPVIDEPAPNSGYVMENGIPPGSILVNPHTGQPFLNPDGTPAVYNPPDSQQPIRRQTQLQGSPSQHQQQQVVHHSSVSYTAPQMLPVVPSQPYIEDLSSQFTHMSCQSTGEAPPLYPSSQGYIYAAPPPPPPPPPPPLNPPSYCQPSPQVPMYYYSQYPTSAQHPCRPVSPSQHIHSQAAQPTGYAPAVGVQQSSHVQAQAVLGTYSPMASHQRSMVQGGVSVSYPQSKVVTAVGGEAGYCCMVPPPSHHGSCHPPSCTNLSAPAWSAQY; encoded by the exons ATGACTGAAGCAGCTGTAGAAAGTGCAGATGTCCTCCTAAAACCTTGTCAGGGGACATCATGTGAGGTCATTAGCTGTCCCTCCCCTCCGACATGTCTGTCCCTCTGCAATCAGAAGGAGGACGAGGAGAGTCACCATGACAGTAagaaggaggagcagcag AAACTCTGTAACCAGGTGCAACCAAAGAAAAAAGTTAAG gccaAAGGAAAGTTAGAGCGGAGTATGGCTATCTGCGAGGAGTCCTTACCATTTGAAGACACCCag GCATCTTCAGACGCAAACATCCCCTCTAGCTGCCAGGACAAAGAGATAACTTCCTGTAAGGAGGAAGACCAGGAAAAGAGCACTGACCCAAAGAAACATTCACTGTACAAAG AGTCCAGCGTGGAGTACACCGACTCCACCGGCATAGACCTGCACCAGTTTATTGTCGACACCCTCAACAGCAACCCCAGAGACCGCATGATGCTGCTTAAACTGGAGCAGGACATGGTCGACTTCATCACCAGCAatag CCCTTTTAAGAAGTTCCCACACATGTCGTCCTACCACCGAATGCTGGTCCATCGGGTGGCGGCCTACTTTGGCATGGAGCACAATGTAGACCAGACAGGCAAGTCTGTCATCATCAACAGGACCAGCAACACACGCAT ACCGGAGCAGCGTTTTCTGGACGAGGTgcacaaggacaagacagaagaGATCCACCGgtggaaaattattttgaagAGAGACAACAGCTCGGATGACCAG ACACGACTTCACCCTTTACGGGAGAAGCAAAGCAAGTcaatggaggagagagaggaggagtacCAACGGGCACGAGACCGAATCTTCAACcaagag CCACTCTACACCCAAGAGAGTGCCCATGCAGAAACCAG gGATGTGGATGAGTACAATCCATATGCTGAGACCCAGAAGAGAAGACAGCTCTTCAG GGGGAGCCGTGACAGCTCAGGCTCCAGCTGgacaggcagcagcaggcagaGTAGCACCGAGACTGACTGTCGCTATAGCAACGACCCCCGACCTTGGAGCAGCACAGACTCTGATTCCTCCTACCAGTGGACAAGTTCCGCCCCAAAACCCCGCCAACCTGTCAACCACAGCTGGGACGCACGTGGTTCAG gctccatctctctcttcagACTGCCATCCACTTGTCCCCACCCCTCTACTCCTCCCGTCATAGATGAGCCGGCTCCTAACTCTGGCTACGTCATGGAGAACGGGATCCCGCCGGGAAGTATATTAGTGAACCCACATACTG GGCAGCCTTTCCTGAACCCTGATGGAACCCCTGCTGTGTACAACCCTCCGGACAGTCAGCAGCCAATCAGGCGCCAGACCCAGCTGCAAGGCTCTCCCTCTCAGCACCAACAGCAGCAG gTGGTTCATCACTCGTCTGTCTCTTACACAGCTCCACAGATGTTGCCTGTCGTTCCCTCACAGCCATAC ATTGAAGACCTCTCTTCGCAGTTCACTCACATGAGCTGTCAGTCGACAGGGGAAGCCCCGCCGCTCTACCCTTCCAGTCAGGGTTACATCTATGCAgctcccccacctcctcctccccctcctcccccccctCTCAACCCCCCCAGCTACTGCCAGCCCTCACCTCAG GTGCCTATGTATTACTACAGCCAGTACCCTACCTCAGCTCAACACCCATGCAGGCCTGTCTCACCTAGCCAGCACATCCACAGCCAAGCAGCGCAACCAACAG gTTACGCTCCTGCTGTGGGGGTGCAGCAGTCTTCACACGTCCAGGCCCAGGCTGTGCTGGGAACCTACTCACCAATGGCCTCTCATCAGCGTAGCATGGTTCAG GGAGGTGTTTCAGTGTCATATCCTCAAAGTAAAGTTGTGACCGCGGTTGGCGGGGAGGCGGGTTACTGCTGCATGGTGCCCCCACCTTCCCACCATGGCAGCTGCCATCCTCCCAGCTGCACCAACCTCAGCGCCCCAGCCTGGAGCGCACAGTACTGA